The proteins below are encoded in one region of Merismopedia glauca CCAP 1448/3:
- a CDS encoding glutamate-5-semialdehyde dehydrogenase, with amino-acid sequence MEVDDQSPVIEPLAAVCRAYQASSQLLTIEGVQRSRGIAAMAQALQDNFNVILEANTLDLEASREMAIPSVLLEWLRLTPERLQSTIQILRRLGQLPDPIHQAMTTKHQVREAQSYKQLVPLGTIALIYEALPDIASITAGLCLKTGNSLVLRGGSEANNSNQAIASALQTGLEKASLPIDTVQILPAAQGSSIRELVTQERYLSLVIPYGRPSFVQQVMQQSTAPVLTTAIGNCYLYWSVKGNLDLVRWMIMDSHSSEPDAVNAIEKVLITTHHKPSALTLLWNNLKDKGFEVRGDADLVAQFPEQLKPVADIEWSQPYLKKVVAFKVVDDLPGAIAWINRYSSCHADAIATDSYAESREFNLKVDSASIYINTSPRFYRAVEHSPSVFLGMSNRKGVRRGLIGVDSLTTTKEVIQGKG; translated from the coding sequence ATGGAAGTTGACGATCAAAGTCCGGTGATTGAGCCATTAGCTGCGGTGTGTAGGGCTTATCAAGCTAGTTCGCAATTATTAACCATAGAAGGAGTCCAGCGCAGTCGTGGGATTGCCGCAATGGCACAGGCTCTACAAGATAACTTTAATGTAATTTTGGAAGCCAACACCCTAGACTTAGAAGCGAGTCGGGAAATGGCAATTCCTAGTGTCCTATTGGAGTGGTTAAGGCTAACTCCAGAAAGGTTGCAAAGTACAATTCAAATTTTACGTCGTTTGGGACAGCTACCCGATCCAATTCACCAAGCGATGACGACCAAGCATCAAGTTAGGGAAGCCCAAAGTTATAAACAACTAGTGCCTTTGGGAACTATTGCCCTAATCTACGAAGCCTTACCAGATATAGCATCGATAACTGCGGGATTATGCCTTAAGACAGGAAATAGCTTAGTTTTACGAGGAGGTAGTGAAGCGAATAACTCTAACCAAGCGATCGCCTCAGCTTTACAAACAGGGTTGGAAAAAGCTAGTTTACCGATCGATACTGTGCAAATCTTACCAGCCGCTCAAGGTAGTTCGATTCGGGAATTAGTAACTCAAGAGCGATATTTGAGTCTAGTTATTCCATATGGTCGTCCCAGCTTCGTCCAACAGGTAATGCAACAGTCTACGGCTCCGGTATTAACTACAGCAATTGGTAATTGTTATTTATATTGGTCTGTTAAGGGCAATTTAGACCTAGTGCGGTGGATGATTATGGATAGTCATAGTAGCGAACCAGACGCAGTAAATGCAATTGAAAAAGTTTTAATTACTACCCATCACAAACCATCAGCCCTGACTCTATTATGGAACAACCTCAAAGACAAAGGATTTGAAGTCCGAGGAGATGCTGACTTAGTAGCTCAGTTTCCCGAACAACTCAAACCAGTTGCAGATATAGAATGGAGCCAACCCTATCTCAAAAAAGTGGTAGCTTTTAAGGTGGTAGACGATCTACCTGGAGCGATCGCTTGGATTAATCGCTACAGTAGTTGTCATGCTGATGCAATAGCCACTGATTCCTACGCCGAAAGCCGAGAATTCAACCTCAAAGTAGATAGCGCTTCGATTTACATCAATACTTCACCCCGATTTTATCGAGCCGTAGAGCATTCTCCCAGTGTTTTTCTAGGAATGTCGAACCGCAAGGGTGTCAGACGAGGTTTAATTGGTGTAGACAGTTTAACCACTACTAAGGAAGTAATTCAAGGAAAAGGCTAA
- the tatC gene encoding twin-arginine translocase subunit TatC, with protein MPPEAEQLTNLEPELDPTNEYLEDEYLNELPDEVEMSLLDHLEELRTRIFYALIAAVIGMSGCFFAVKPIVKLLEVPAHGVKFLQLTPGEYFFVSIKVAGYSGLLVASPFILYQIIQFVLPGLTRKERSLLAPVVLGSGVLFAAGLVFAYLILIPAALNFFVSYGADVVEQLWSIDRYFEFVLLLLFSTGLAFQVPIIQIILSFLGIVSSEKMLSGWRYILIGSVIIGAIITPSTDPLTQSLLAGAILGLYFTGIGFVKLVGK; from the coding sequence ATGCCCCCAGAAGCAGAACAACTAACCAACTTAGAACCAGAACTAGATCCGACTAACGAATATCTGGAAGACGAATACCTCAACGAACTTCCCGATGAAGTGGAAATGTCTTTATTGGATCACCTCGAAGAACTGCGGACTCGCATTTTTTATGCTTTAATTGCCGCAGTGATTGGAATGAGCGGTTGTTTCTTTGCTGTCAAACCCATAGTCAAATTATTAGAAGTTCCGGCCCACGGAGTCAAGTTTTTGCAACTGACACCAGGAGAATATTTCTTTGTTTCCATCAAAGTAGCTGGTTATAGCGGTTTACTAGTGGCTAGTCCCTTTATTCTCTACCAAATCATTCAATTTGTCCTCCCCGGATTAACTCGCAAGGAACGCAGCTTACTTGCTCCCGTAGTCTTAGGTTCTGGGGTTTTGTTTGCGGCTGGATTAGTATTTGCCTATTTAATTTTGATCCCTGCGGCGTTAAACTTTTTCGTCAGCTATGGTGCAGATGTTGTTGAACAATTATGGTCTATAGACCGTTATTTTGAATTTGTTTTACTATTACTTTTCAGTACTGGCTTAGCCTTTCAAGTCCCAATTATTCAAATTATTCTCAGTTTTTTGGGCATAGTTTCTTCCGAAAAAATGCTCTCCGGTTGGCGCTATATACTTATTGGTTCAGTAATTATTGGGGCAATTATTACTCCTTCTACCGATCCATTAACCCAAAGTTTGCTCGCAGGAGCAATTTTAGGGTTGTATTTTACTGGAATTGGGTTTGTGAAGTTAGTTGGGAAGTAA
- a CDS encoding ELWxxDGT repeat protein produces MLQTLYKPNQRKTPIFGAIISSFLALLGLSNSILAKSPPPTKGSYQPKSSYPSDLTNINGTLYFSANHPQTGRELWKSNGTSRGTSLVKDIYPGVASSSPTTLTSIRNTLFFSANSPHLGIELWTSQGTPETTNIVTDINLGWESSFPYELLKVQNWLYFTALQPQVGTELWQTDSTPVGTTLIKDIFPGTIGSIPQFLTKTKTGVFFTSETPEAGRELWKTDGSKSGTVLVKDISPGIESSDPFYLTAVGNQLYFKARTPENGEELWRSDGTLKGTKLVKDINLGIDDALILFLTNVNGRLFFSAYQPKSGIELWKSDGTSQGTVIVKDIFPAEEWSNPSNLININGTLFFTARHPSQGTELWKTDGTPEGTVIVKDINLGEADAYPERLVNVNGVLYFTATTPETGRELWKSDGTSQGTVLVKDINPGSKDTEFDELTGVKDILFFTAYTPDSGDELWRSNGTMMGTFLVKDIYR; encoded by the coding sequence ATGCTGCAAACATTGTATAAACCCAATCAAAGAAAAACTCCGATTTTTGGTGCTATTATTAGCTCATTTTTAGCACTTTTGGGATTGAGTAATTCAATTTTAGCTAAATCACCGCCACCAACCAAAGGTTCATATCAGCCAAAAAGTTCCTACCCAAGTGATTTAACTAATATTAATGGCACGTTATATTTTTCTGCCAATCATCCTCAAACTGGTAGAGAATTATGGAAAAGTAACGGTACATCTCGCGGTACAAGTTTAGTCAAAGATATCTATCCAGGAGTAGCCAGTTCTTCTCCTACCACTCTAACCAGTATCAGGAATACTCTATTTTTCTCAGCTAATAGTCCCCATCTAGGAATTGAATTATGGACTAGTCAAGGCACTCCAGAGACTACCAATATAGTCACAGATATCAATCTTGGTTGGGAATCTAGCTTTCCCTATGAATTGCTGAAAGTTCAAAACTGGTTGTATTTTACTGCTCTCCAGCCCCAAGTTGGAACTGAGTTATGGCAAACAGATAGTACTCCAGTAGGTACAACATTAATCAAAGATATTTTTCCGGGAACAATTGGCTCTATACCACAATTTCTGACTAAAACTAAGACTGGTGTATTCTTCACCTCTGAAACCCCAGAAGCTGGTAGGGAATTATGGAAAACTGACGGTAGCAAATCAGGTACAGTTTTAGTTAAAGATATTAGCCCAGGTATAGAAAGTAGCGATCCTTTCTACCTGACAGCAGTTGGAAATCAGCTATATTTTAAAGCTCGAACTCCCGAAAATGGAGAAGAGCTATGGCGCAGTGATGGCACTTTAAAAGGGACAAAACTAGTTAAAGATATTAATCTAGGGATCGATGATGCTTTAATCTTGTTTTTAACTAATGTGAATGGGAGGCTGTTTTTTAGTGCTTATCAACCTAAATCTGGCATAGAACTGTGGAAAAGTGACGGTACTTCCCAAGGTACAGTAATAGTTAAAGACATCTTTCCAGCAGAAGAATGGTCTAATCCCTCTAATTTGATTAATATTAACGGCACCTTGTTTTTCACGGCAAGGCATCCCAGTCAAGGCACAGAACTGTGGAAAACTGATGGTACTCCTGAAGGTACAGTAATAGTTAAAGACATCAATCTCGGCGAAGCAGATGCTTACCCTGAAAGACTAGTAAATGTCAATGGTGTCCTTTACTTTACCGCCACAACTCCTGAAACGGGACGAGAGTTGTGGAAAAGTGACGGTACTTCCCAAGGTACTGTACTAGTAAAAGATATTAACCCAGGTTCTAAAGATACAGAATTCGATGAGTTAACTGGTGTCAAGGATATTTTGTTTTTTACCGCCTACACTCCAGATAGTGGTGACGAGTTATGGAGAAGTAACGGTACGATGATGGGGACTTTTTTAGTGAAAGATATTTATCGATAA
- the hypD gene encoding hydrogenase formation protein HypD, with translation MKYVHEYRNPETVQQYAQAIARLTTRPWTLMEICGGQTHTIVKYSLDTLLPRDITLIHGPGCPVCVTPAEIIDAAIALATHPKVILCSFGDMLRVPGTPGMGDLLSVKATGGDVRMLYSPLDALKIAQVNPDKEVVFFAVGFETTAPATAMAVYQAAQQNLHNFSLLVSHVRVPPAMEAILSSPNCQVQGFLAAGHVCTVMGYQEYEAIATKHQIPIVVTGFEPVDILQGLYHCIRQLETGQALVENQYPRSVQKQGNESAKALLQRVFEIVPQTSWRGIGEIPASGLGLKPEFSAFDVRQKGLLTATKLTKATDPNNCISGLILQGIRKPQECSAFGTRCTPDRPLGAPMVSSEGACAAYYRYRQTPTI, from the coding sequence ATGAAATATGTACATGAGTATCGGAATCCAGAAACTGTCCAGCAATATGCCCAAGCGATCGCCCGTCTTACCACCCGCCCCTGGACGCTTATGGAAATTTGTGGCGGTCAAACCCACACTATCGTCAAATATAGTCTAGATACCCTACTTCCTAGGGATATTACCCTGATTCATGGCCCTGGCTGTCCCGTGTGTGTGACCCCTGCGGAAATAATTGACGCAGCGATCGCTTTAGCCACTCATCCCAAAGTCATTCTCTGTTCCTTTGGCGATATGCTGCGGGTGCCTGGAACTCCAGGAATGGGGGATTTACTAAGTGTTAAAGCTACAGGCGGCGATGTTCGGATGCTTTATTCCCCCCTAGATGCCCTAAAAATCGCTCAAGTTAATCCTGACAAGGAAGTCGTATTTTTTGCTGTTGGCTTTGAGACAACTGCTCCAGCAACCGCAATGGCTGTCTATCAGGCTGCCCAACAAAACCTTCATAACTTCTCCCTACTGGTGTCTCACGTCCGCGTACCTCCCGCAATGGAAGCGATCTTATCCTCCCCAAACTGTCAGGTACAGGGTTTTCTGGCAGCAGGTCATGTGTGTACTGTCATGGGTTACCAAGAATACGAGGCGATCGCTACCAAACACCAAATTCCTATAGTCGTCACTGGCTTTGAACCAGTAGATATTCTGCAAGGGCTGTACCATTGCATTCGCCAACTAGAAACCGGACAAGCACTGGTGGAAAATCAGTACCCTCGGTCAGTCCAGAAACAAGGCAACGAATCAGCTAAAGCCTTGCTGCAAAGAGTCTTTGAGATTGTACCCCAAACCTCCTGGCGCGGTATCGGTGAAATTCCTGCTAGCGGACTAGGGCTAAAACCTGAATTTTCTGCCTTTGATGTGCGTCAGAAAGGTTTACTAACAGCTACAAAGCTTACCAAGGCTACCGATCCTAACAACTGCATTAGCGGATTGATTTTACAGGGAATTCGCAAACCCCAGGAATGCTCAGCCTTTGGGACTCGCTGCACCCCCGATCGTCCCCTCGGCGCACCGATGGTTTCCTCTGAAGGGGCTTGCGCTGCCTATTATCGCTACCGTCAGACTCCCACAATTTAA
- the hypE gene encoding hydrogenase expression/formation protein HypE, whose translation MNPDFLSSCPIPLQQYPHILMAHGGGGRLMHQLIEEMFLPAFGTHPHWQHDAACLKLPHGRIAFTTDSYVVSPLFFPGGNIGSMAVYGTVNDLSMSGAKPLYLSLSFILEEGLPMATLWRVVQSIQAAATHAGIKIVTGDTKVVERGKGDGLYLNTSGIGIMEHPWNIHPKAVQPGDAILLSGDLGRHGIAIMAQREGLAFETTLESDLAPVSDQVQALLGAGIEIHCLRDLTRGGLATALNEIAIAAHVTIELEEQYIPVSEEVQGACEILGLDPLYIANEGCFVAFIPANAVTAALTLLGSHAPQTKSDLSAQKIGFVQKSSPNQNSSFAQGVVKLNSLIGGSRILDYKSGEQLPRIC comes from the coding sequence ATGAACCCCGATTTTCTGAGCAGTTGCCCCATCCCTTTGCAACAATACCCCCATATCCTTATGGCTCACGGTGGGGGCGGCAGGCTCATGCATCAACTGATTGAGGAAATGTTTCTGCCTGCCTTCGGCACCCATCCTCACTGGCAACACGATGCTGCCTGCCTGAAATTGCCCCACGGTCGTATCGCCTTTACCACCGATTCCTACGTTGTATCACCTCTGTTTTTCCCTGGTGGTAATATTGGCTCAATGGCTGTCTATGGCACTGTCAACGATCTATCAATGTCTGGTGCCAAACCTCTCTACCTAAGTCTTAGCTTCATTTTAGAAGAAGGACTGCCGATGGCAACCCTTTGGCGAGTGGTTCAATCCATCCAGGCTGCGGCAACTCACGCAGGGATTAAGATTGTTACGGGTGACACCAAGGTTGTCGAACGGGGTAAGGGGGATGGATTGTATCTCAATACTTCTGGGATTGGCATTATGGAACATCCCTGGAACATTCACCCCAAAGCAGTTCAACCAGGGGATGCTATTTTACTCAGTGGGGATCTGGGACGGCACGGCATCGCTATCATGGCTCAGCGAGAAGGCTTAGCATTTGAAACCACTCTAGAAAGCGATCTGGCTCCAGTTTCCGACCAAGTTCAGGCATTGTTAGGGGCTGGAATTGAAATCCACTGTCTGCGCGATCTCACCAGAGGCGGATTAGCTACAGCCCTGAATGAAATTGCGATCGCGGCTCATGTCACTATTGAACTGGAAGAACAATACATTCCTGTGAGCGAAGAAGTTCAGGGAGCCTGCGAAATTCTGGGGCTAGATCCCCTCTATATTGCCAATGAAGGTTGCTTTGTTGCCTTTATTCCAGCAAACGCTGTCACAGCAGCCCTAACCCTATTGGGTTCTCATGCGCCTCAAACAAAGTCCGATCTATCCGCTCAAAAAATTGGTTTTGTCCAGAAATCCAGCCCCAATCAAAATTCTAGCTTTGCTCAAGGAGTAGTCAAGCTCAACAGCTTGATAGGTGGAAGCCGAATTCTTGACTATAAAAGCGGAGAACAACTTCCCAGAATTTGTTAG
- a CDS encoding protein kinase domain-containing protein — protein sequence MNLVYCSQGHPNPAGNRFCQHCGEPMLGVNPRNLPNGVTLGDRYRIVRELGKGGFGQTYLAQDLNRFHELCVLKEFAPQVQGDYALQKSQELFEREAGVLYKLQHPQIPRFRELFRVAYQGEERLFLVQDYVDGQTYQALLNTRKQQGIGFTEAEVVELFEDILPVLHYIHALWVVHRDISPDNLILRTQDRKPVLIDFGGVKEVAVRAELQYSPAALAGQSTIIPTRLGKAGYAPREQMQRGVVSAQSDLYALAATALALLTGKEPQELIDNRTLSWHWSQIGHISPKFQGILEKMLQPIPSDRYQSAQEVLQALDDTQGHPLIATVAHTPEAPVVPIISPVPTPAEPNTGATFAVVPPATSAVSASVTPKRSHWGCLGKTLLWLLVIASAGAIGWWAGSWWIRSQVEKLSSSPTPTLTLTPTTSPTATPTSSSTPVDNSEAQRQQALQQRRQNLGIELSFYEELVNQAFENLKPEQKGKVLGNTPEEASLRADRDKIANDLLNQIEQVNLTSQVRKDLGTYNSADRKQWTSRVNRLRLSSRSLTDLANGKFAALLPQYTAKTLNLDFDDWLKTPVGQLWYAIAADIVPTLEAKTALETVVFDPGATSKQLNGTLKLGEGKAYIAQLAAGQLMQLKLEAPDQVLISVYSPSGQVQILEDSPERNWSGTLPESGFYELVIISNAPETTNYQLDLTVNDTSPVTTPTPSVSPAF from the coding sequence ATGAACCTTGTATATTGTAGTCAGGGACATCCAAATCCAGCCGGAAATCGCTTTTGTCAACATTGTGGCGAACCGATGCTTGGGGTTAATCCCCGAAATTTACCCAATGGGGTCACATTAGGCGATCGCTATCGTATAGTCAGAGAGTTGGGTAAAGGTGGGTTTGGGCAGACTTATTTAGCCCAAGACTTGAATCGTTTTCACGAACTGTGCGTCTTGAAAGAATTTGCGCCTCAAGTACAAGGTGATTATGCACTGCAAAAATCTCAAGAGTTATTTGAACGAGAAGCTGGAGTTCTTTACAAGTTACAACACCCACAAATTCCTAGATTTAGAGAACTATTTCGGGTTGCCTATCAGGGGGAAGAACGCTTATTTTTAGTCCAAGATTATGTTGATGGTCAAACCTATCAAGCTCTACTCAATACCCGCAAGCAACAGGGAATTGGGTTCACAGAAGCCGAAGTAGTGGAACTATTTGAAGATATTTTACCTGTATTGCATTATATTCATGCTTTATGGGTAGTTCACCGCGATATTTCTCCAGATAACTTAATTTTAAGAACTCAGGATCGTAAACCTGTTTTAATTGACTTTGGCGGTGTCAAAGAGGTAGCAGTTAGAGCCGAATTACAATACAGTCCCGCCGCTCTTGCAGGACAAAGTACCATTATTCCCACTCGTTTGGGTAAAGCTGGTTACGCCCCCAGAGAACAGATGCAAAGAGGAGTTGTATCGGCTCAAAGCGATCTTTATGCTTTAGCAGCTACAGCCTTGGCTTTACTGACAGGTAAGGAACCGCAAGAACTGATTGACAATCGTACCCTGAGTTGGCATTGGTCACAAATAGGTCATATTAGTCCGAAATTCCAAGGAATTTTGGAAAAAATGTTGCAACCAATACCAAGCGATCGCTATCAATCGGCTCAAGAAGTCTTACAAGCCCTGGACGACACTCAGGGGCATCCTTTAATTGCCACAGTTGCTCACACTCCTGAAGCACCAGTAGTACCGATAATATCTCCTGTACCTACCCCAGCAGAGCCAAACACAGGAGCTACGTTTGCCGTAGTACCTCCTGCGACCTCTGCTGTATCAGCCTCTGTGACCCCAAAACGAAGCCATTGGGGATGCTTAGGCAAAACCCTATTATGGTTACTAGTAATTGCTAGTGCGGGGGCAATAGGTTGGTGGGCTGGGAGTTGGTGGATTCGATCACAAGTGGAAAAATTATCTTCTTCTCCTACCCCTACCCTTACTCTTACTCCTACAACTTCACCGACTGCTACTCCAACTAGTTCCTCCACTCCAGTCGATAATTCCGAAGCCCAAAGACAACAAGCATTACAACAACGTCGGCAAAACTTAGGAATAGAGCTATCTTTTTACGAAGAATTGGTCAATCAAGCCTTTGAAAACTTGAAACCAGAACAAAAAGGGAAAGTGTTAGGAAATACTCCTGAAGAAGCTAGTTTAAGAGCCGACAGAGATAAAATTGCTAATGACTTACTCAACCAAATTGAACAAGTCAACCTCACATCTCAAGTGCGGAAAGATTTGGGGACATATAATAGTGCCGATCGCAAACAGTGGACGAGTCGAGTCAATCGCCTCCGATTGAGTAGTAGATCTCTCACCGATCTGGCAAATGGGAAATTTGCCGCTCTTTTACCCCAATATACTGCCAAAACCTTGAATTTAGACTTTGATGATTGGTTGAAAACTCCAGTGGGGCAACTTTGGTATGCGATCGCGGCTGATATAGTACCAACTTTAGAAGCCAAAACCGCTCTAGAAACCGTCGTCTTTGACCCTGGAGCCACCAGCAAACAGTTAAATGGTACTCTTAAGCTCGGAGAAGGAAAAGCCTACATTGCTCAATTAGCTGCCGGACAATTAATGCAATTGAAGCTTGAGGCTCCAGATCAAGTCCTCATCTCTGTTTACAGTCCTTCGGGGCAAGTCCAAATTTTAGAAGATTCTCCAGAACGCAATTGGTCGGGAACTTTACCAGAATCAGGTTTCTACGAGTTAGTAATTATCTCTAATGCTCCTGAAACAACTAACTATCAGCTTGATTTGACAGTTAATGATACTTCTCCAGTTACAACCCCTACACCCAGCGTTTCTCCTGCATTCTAG
- the psbZ gene encoding photosystem II reaction center protein PsbZ: MSFIFGLLFNLALTALVVLSFVMVVGVPVAYASPQSWDRSKQLIWLGSIAWGALVIVVGVLNFLVV, encoded by the coding sequence ATGTCATTTATTTTCGGACTCCTGTTTAACTTGGCTCTTACTGCTTTAGTGGTTTTATCATTTGTGATGGTAGTGGGCGTTCCTGTCGCCTATGCTTCACCCCAAAGCTGGGATCGATCTAAGCAATTGATCTGGCTGGGTTCCATTGCTTGGGGCGCTCTTGTTATTGTAGTCGGTGTCCTCAATTTTCTCGTGGTCTAG
- the ribH gene encoding 6,7-dimethyl-8-ribityllumazine synthase: MTVFEGTFTSDASLKFAIVIGRFNDLITGKLLEGCQDGLKRHGIDVNPHGTQVDYVWVPGCFEVPLVARRLAITRRYDAVICLGAVIRGQTPHFDYVAGEVAKGIAAASVQTGVPIVFGIVTTDNMQQALERAGIKSNKGWEYAMNALEMATLMRQVNQALPRSPEFGYMSDSERAALPAVNFSPGQ; encoded by the coding sequence ATGACAGTCTTTGAGGGCACTTTTACTTCTGATGCCTCCCTGAAATTTGCCATTGTAATTGGTCGATTTAACGATTTGATTACAGGTAAACTCCTGGAAGGGTGTCAAGATGGTCTCAAACGTCACGGCATAGATGTTAACCCCCACGGCACCCAAGTAGATTATGTATGGGTTCCTGGTTGTTTTGAGGTTCCCCTAGTGGCGCGCCGACTGGCTATCACCCGTCGCTATGATGCGGTGATTTGCTTGGGAGCAGTCATTCGGGGACAAACACCTCATTTCGATTATGTCGCTGGTGAGGTAGCTAAAGGAATTGCCGCCGCTAGCGTCCAAACTGGTGTGCCGATTGTGTTTGGGATTGTGACTACTGATAATATGCAGCAAGCTCTGGAAAGAGCCGGAATTAAGAGCAATAAAGGTTGGGAATATGCCATGAATGCTCTAGAAATGGCAACCCTAATGCGGCAAGTTAATCAAGCTTTACCACGTAGTCCAGAATTTGGATATATGTCTGATTCTGAGCGCGCAGCTTTACCTGCGGTTAACTTCTCTCCAGGACAGTGA
- a CDS encoding NAD(+) kinase, with translation MQLKNVIIAHKAGDPTSRQVAEKCARELEKLNCHVLMGPSGAKDNPYPVFLASATHPIDLAIVLGGDGTALAAARHLSADGIPILAVNIGGHLGFLTEAFETFRETEAVWERLLEDRYAIERRMMLEAGLFEGNRTNLQPIGDRTSALEAYRFLALNEMCIKPASADRMITSTLELEIDGEVVDQYQGDGLIVASPTGSTCYNVSASGPIVYSGMEAMVVTPICPLSLASRPIVIPSGSVVSIWALGDYELNTKLWTDGVLGTAIWPGQRVDVRMANCQAKFIILRENYSYYQTLREKLLWTGSRIRYQNNHRN, from the coding sequence ATGCAGTTAAAAAATGTCATTATTGCCCATAAAGCTGGAGATCCTACCAGCCGTCAGGTAGCCGAAAAGTGCGCTCGCGAGTTAGAAAAACTCAACTGTCACGTTTTGATGGGACCAAGTGGAGCCAAAGATAATCCCTACCCCGTTTTTTTAGCCTCTGCAACCCACCCAATTGACCTCGCCATTGTTTTAGGTGGAGATGGGACTGCTTTGGCTGCGGCGCGTCATCTTTCGGCTGATGGAATTCCGATTTTGGCGGTGAATATTGGGGGACATTTGGGTTTTTTGACGGAAGCGTTTGAAACCTTTCGGGAGACGGAAGCGGTTTGGGAAAGGTTGCTGGAAGATCGATACGCGATCGAACGGCGGATGATGTTAGAAGCAGGGTTATTTGAGGGAAATCGGACGAACTTACAACCAATAGGCGATCGCACCAGCGCGCTGGAAGCCTATCGCTTTTTGGCGCTTAATGAAATGTGCATTAAGCCTGCTTCTGCCGATCGCATGATTACTTCAACATTAGAATTAGAAATTGATGGGGAAGTAGTCGATCAATATCAAGGTGATGGATTAATTGTTGCTAGTCCCACAGGTTCGACTTGCTATAACGTTTCTGCAAGTGGTCCTATTGTCTATTCGGGGATGGAAGCGATGGTAGTCACTCCTATTTGTCCCCTCAGTTTAGCTAGTCGTCCAATAGTGATTCCCTCTGGTTCTGTTGTGAGTATTTGGGCTTTGGGAGATTATGAATTAAATACCAAATTGTGGACGGATGGAGTCTTAGGAACGGCGATTTGGCCAGGACAAAGAGTAGATGTGCGGATGGCTAATTGTCAAGCTAAATTCATTATTTTGCGAGAAAACTACTCTTATTACCAAACCCTGAGAGAAAAGCTGTTGTGGACGGGTTCCAGAATTCGCTATCAAAATAACCACCGAAATTAG